One stretch of Bremerella cremea DNA includes these proteins:
- a CDS encoding LOG family protein yields MTPKHEEENLEQIINSPSYVLPQNDTDFLAGESMRGVRLQLEYTKPQEFLTRQKINSTIILFGGTQIVERSQAEAKLNKLKEQQQKEGTRPELQRSIHRAERQLAKSKYYDEARAFASLVSQHSYHNDRYDYVVVTGGGPGIMEAGNRGAYDVGAPSIGLNITLPEEQHPNPYITPGLCFMFHYFAMRKMHFLMRAKALVVFPGGFGTFDELFDALTLRQTDRMQAIPIILYGTEYWKNAINFEFLADEAVIRDEHLKLLNFADSPSEAWNIITKFHEADPEAKVIAP; encoded by the coding sequence ATGACGCCCAAACATGAAGAAGAAAACCTAGAGCAGATTATCAATTCACCCAGCTATGTCTTGCCCCAAAACGATACCGACTTTCTCGCCGGCGAATCGATGCGTGGTGTCCGGCTACAGTTGGAGTACACCAAGCCACAAGAATTTCTGACCCGGCAGAAAATCAACTCGACAATTATTTTGTTTGGCGGAACCCAAATCGTCGAACGCTCTCAGGCGGAGGCTAAGCTTAATAAGCTTAAGGAGCAGCAACAGAAAGAAGGAACTCGTCCTGAACTACAACGGTCTATCCACAGGGCCGAACGTCAACTGGCCAAATCGAAATATTACGACGAAGCCAGAGCGTTTGCCAGTTTGGTTTCGCAGCATTCCTACCATAACGACCGTTACGACTATGTGGTGGTAACTGGGGGTGGGCCTGGCATCATGGAAGCAGGCAATCGTGGGGCATACGACGTGGGAGCACCTTCGATCGGCCTCAATATTACGCTGCCCGAAGAGCAACACCCCAATCCGTACATTACGCCGGGGTTATGCTTTATGTTCCACTACTTTGCCATGCGGAAGATGCACTTTCTCATGCGGGCCAAGGCGTTGGTCGTTTTTCCGGGTGGGTTCGGCACGTTCGACGAACTATTCGATGCCCTGACCCTGCGGCAAACCGACCGCATGCAGGCAATCCCCATTATTTTGTACGGAACAGAATACTGGAAGAATGCCATCAATTTTGAGTTTCTCGCCGATGAAGCGGTCATTCGAGATGAACATCTGAAGCTGCTGAACTTTGCCGATTCCCCCAGCGAAGCATGGAATATCATTACCAAGTTCCACGAAGCTGACCCAGAAGCGAAGGTGATTGCGCCATGA
- a CDS encoding PIN domain-containing protein, whose protein sequence is MITPPVTVVYDANILYPAPLRDLFMRLAHAGLVRARWTEMIHDEWIRSVLRDNQATSLARLTRTKTLMNQAVRDCLVTGYEELIPSLTLPDPNDRHVLAAAIHCQAEAIVTFNLKDFPTEYLASFGISPVHPDNFLTELIVTQPGPVCAALKRQREALRNPPFTAKELLDTLAAQGLIQSVYRLRPFQELL, encoded by the coding sequence TTGATCACTCCCCCTGTCACCGTTGTCTATGACGCGAACATCCTTTATCCGGCTCCGCTTCGCGACCTGTTTATGAGACTTGCTCATGCAGGACTAGTTCGTGCTCGGTGGACAGAAATGATCCATGACGAGTGGATTCGAAGCGTTCTTAGAGACAATCAAGCTACGTCGCTGGCACGTCTTACGAGAACCAAAACGTTAATGAACCAAGCAGTGCGCGATTGCCTTGTCACCGGTTACGAAGAATTAATTCCTTCGCTCACCTTGCCTGATCCGAACGACCGGCATGTGTTGGCGGCAGCAATTCATTGCCAGGCAGAAGCAATCGTCACGTTCAATCTCAAGGATTTCCCCACGGAATATCTGGCGTCATTTGGTATCTCGCCAGTTCATCCCGACAACTTTCTTACAGAATTAATCGTCACCCAACCGGGCCCCGTTTGCGCTGCACTCAAGAGGCAACGCGAAGCTCTTCGCAATCCTCCGTTCACAGCTAAGGAACTGCTCGACACCTTGGCTGCTCAAGGATTAATCCAATCGGTCTATCGACTGCGTCCATTTCAAGAGCTTCTTTAA
- a CDS encoding excisionase family DNA-binding protein, with amino-acid sequence MASQIPSHFEMVTPNQADAELARESSRSLAACKLPPGTGIRLRLGDDDDGESIVVPASAFRLFQNLLTEMSQGNAVTLVPTQAELTTQQAADILNVSRPYLVKLLDEGKIPSRLVGQYRRVRLDDLMVYKSRDDKARNDVLDQLSADAQDQGMGY; translated from the coding sequence ATGGCATCACAAATCCCTTCTCACTTTGAAATGGTGACCCCCAACCAGGCAGATGCCGAACTTGCCCGTGAATCAAGTCGTTCGCTTGCTGCTTGCAAATTGCCCCCAGGCACGGGGATTCGCCTACGTTTGGGAGACGACGACGACGGGGAATCGATTGTTGTTCCGGCTTCGGCTTTCCGGCTTTTCCAGAACTTGCTAACGGAAATGTCCCAGGGCAATGCCGTTACTTTGGTCCCAACCCAGGCGGAACTCACCACACAACAAGCCGCAGATATCTTAAATGTCTCGCGGCCGTATCTGGTTAAACTATTAGACGAAGGAAAGATCCCTTCACGATTGGTAGGCCAGTATCGTCGCGTTCGCTTGGATGACCTGATGGTCTATAAGAGCCGAGATGACAAGGCGCGCAATGATGTTCTTGATCAACTCTCTGCCGACGCCCAAGACCAGGGAATGGGCTATTGA
- a CDS encoding SDR family oxidoreductase: MSRGKQRTFGDISPVAIVTGSAKRVGRTIAQHLASGGYRIAVHANHSVDEAKDFAEELKGQGTEANAFQADLSKEAEVKELIERVHWYFGRIDVLVNSASIFFPTPLSELNTEDVQSLFNINTFSVLNCCRWAGARMVEQETGGAIINIADWSIVRPCKDYSAYIASKGALPTLTRSLAIDLAALNPAIRVNAVLPGQVLLPPDASETKRQAAIDATLVKRLGDPEDVAQAVQFLIESPFVTGVCLPVDGGRTIFSGQFFDASVHERSD; encoded by the coding sequence ATGAGTCGCGGTAAGCAACGAACTTTTGGTGACATTAGTCCGGTGGCCATTGTCACCGGTAGTGCAAAACGCGTAGGGCGTACAATCGCCCAGCACCTGGCTTCTGGCGGCTACCGGATTGCGGTGCATGCCAACCATTCTGTCGACGAAGCGAAAGACTTTGCGGAAGAGCTGAAAGGGCAGGGGACCGAAGCCAATGCATTTCAGGCCGACCTCTCCAAGGAAGCCGAAGTTAAGGAACTTATCGAACGAGTTCACTGGTACTTTGGTCGCATCGATGTGTTGGTCAACTCCGCTTCGATCTTCTTTCCCACCCCACTTAGTGAACTGAATACTGAAGATGTGCAATCGCTATTCAATATCAACACGTTTTCGGTTCTCAACTGTTGTCGCTGGGCAGGGGCGCGGATGGTCGAGCAAGAAACAGGGGGTGCGATCATCAACATCGCCGATTGGTCGATCGTGCGCCCCTGCAAGGATTACTCGGCTTACATCGCCAGCAAAGGGGCTCTGCCAACGCTGACACGCAGCTTGGCGATTGACTTGGCCGCCCTCAATCCGGCCATTCGGGTGAATGCCGTTCTGCCTGGCCAGGTCCTACTTCCGCCTGATGCCAGTGAAACCAAACGCCAAGCGGCAATCGACGCCACATTGGTCAAACGTCTCGGAGACCCCGAAGATGTCGCTCAAGCCGTGCAGTTCTTAATTGAAAGCCCATTTGTAACCGGGGTTTGCCTGCCTGTGGACGGTGGCCGCACAATCTTCAGCGGCCAGTTTTTTGATGCTAGCGTGCATGAGAGAAGCGATTAA
- a CDS encoding MBL fold metallo-hydrolase RNA specificity domain-containing protein, with protein sequence MTRLTFHGAAETVTGSKYLLEADDAKVLIDCGMFQGLKELRLRNWDPLPFHADSLDRIVLTHAHIDHTGYLPRVVKEGYHGPILCTPGTKRLTELLLLDSAENQERDAEYFNRKGLSKHKPALPLYDPKDARKTIKQLTALPREEWHEAADPIWIRFHDAGHLLGSNMIEVEIRNQDPPLRLLFSGDVGRYNAPLYHDPHEPPRCDFFICESTYGDRDHPQGDVLDSLETTMNEAIERGGVILMASFAVGRAQQLIYLLQVLIHAGKIPKIPIYLDSPMAVDATEIFRDFAEDLDLSEGRLNGPSSVLNESNVHMVRSSADSRKLNKVKGPAVIIASSGMMTGGRILFHLRQRLPWSQNTLLAGGYMAAGTLGRQIQEGHRTVRIHKRDVPVNAHLASVSGLSGHAGQSELLQWVSGLPKPKLVFLTHGEPESATVLSGLMRQRFGFRTIIPRMGESFDLEELT encoded by the coding sequence ATGACGCGATTGACGTTTCACGGGGCGGCGGAAACGGTCACGGGATCCAAATATTTGTTGGAGGCCGATGACGCGAAAGTCCTGATCGATTGCGGAATGTTTCAAGGATTGAAAGAACTACGGCTACGAAACTGGGATCCGCTGCCGTTTCACGCCGATTCGTTAGATCGCATCGTGCTGACGCATGCTCATATCGACCACACCGGCTACTTGCCACGAGTCGTGAAAGAAGGCTATCACGGTCCGATATTGTGTACGCCAGGAACGAAACGTTTGACGGAGTTGTTGCTGCTCGATTCGGCTGAGAACCAGGAACGAGATGCCGAGTATTTTAATCGAAAAGGGCTCTCGAAGCATAAGCCTGCTTTGCCGTTATACGACCCGAAGGACGCTCGTAAGACGATCAAGCAACTCACCGCGCTGCCGCGCGAAGAGTGGCACGAGGCTGCCGATCCAATCTGGATTCGCTTCCACGATGCCGGGCATTTGTTGGGCTCGAACATGATAGAAGTCGAGATCCGCAACCAAGATCCGCCACTCCGGTTGCTCTTCTCAGGAGATGTCGGTCGTTACAATGCGCCGTTGTATCACGATCCGCATGAGCCTCCACGCTGTGACTTTTTCATCTGCGAAAGCACCTACGGCGATCGCGATCACCCGCAAGGTGACGTACTTGACTCGCTGGAAACGACCATGAACGAGGCGATCGAACGGGGCGGAGTCATCTTGATGGCCTCGTTTGCTGTCGGTCGTGCTCAGCAATTGATTTACTTGTTGCAGGTCTTAATTCACGCCGGCAAGATTCCCAAAATTCCTATTTACCTCGACAGCCCCATGGCGGTCGATGCGACGGAGATCTTTCGCGACTTCGCCGAAGATCTCGACTTGTCGGAAGGCCGTCTAAATGGCCCCAGCAGCGTGCTAAACGAATCGAACGTTCATATGGTTCGCAGCAGCGCCGATTCGCGCAAACTGAACAAAGTGAAAGGCCCCGCTGTGATTATTGCTTCTTCCGGCATGATGACCGGAGGCAGGATCTTGTTTCATTTACGGCAGCGTTTGCCCTGGTCACAAAACACGTTGTTAGCTGGTGGCTACATGGCAGCTGGCACGCTAGGGCGACAGATTCAAGAAGGGCATCGCACGGTTCGGATTCATAAGCGAGATGTCCCGGTAAACGCCCATTTGGCTTCGGTTTCAGGCTTAAGTGGGCATGCCGGGCAAAGTGAATTATTGCAATGGGTTTCCGGCCTGCCGAAGCCGAAACTTGTTTTTCTAACGCATGGCGAGCCTGAGAGCGCCACGGTACTTTCTGGCCTCATGCGACAACGTTTCGGCTTTCGCACCATCATTCCGCGGATGGGAGAATCGTTTGATCTTGAGGAGCTTACATGA